In Kushneria marisflavi, the following are encoded in one genomic region:
- a CDS encoding flagellin N-terminal helical domain-containing protein has product MAMVVNTNTLSLTAQQNLNKSQNSLNSAIERLSSGSRINSAKDDAAGQAIANRMTSQVTGLNQASRNANDGISLAQTAEGALDQVNDNLQRIRELTVQAQNGTNSASDIDSIQKEVNQRLEEINRVTTDTSFNGTDVFSAGSTGTSFSIQVGANDGETISIKIGQSEGAVGSTGGSGWNMYTTTASSGAGNANITAADRKVETQGFDVLSSGALQTLDDKLKSVDNNRSDLGAVQNRFESAIENINTTSTNLSAARSRIEDADYATEVSNMSKAQILQQAGTSVLAQANQTTQGVLSLLR; this is encoded by the coding sequence ATGGCAATGGTCGTCAATACCAACACCCTGTCGCTGACCGCTCAGCAAAACCTGAACAAGTCACAGAACTCCCTGAACAGCGCCATCGAGCGTCTGTCCTCCGGTTCACGCATCAACAGTGCCAAGGATGATGCCGCCGGTCAGGCGATCGCCAACCGCATGACCTCACAGGTCACCGGTCTGAATCAGGCCAGCCGCAATGCCAACGACGGCATCTCACTGGCCCAGACGGCCGAAGGTGCACTCGATCAGGTCAACGACAACCTGCAGCGTATTCGTGAACTGACCGTTCAGGCCCAGAACGGTACCAACTCTGCCAGCGACATCGACTCCATCCAGAAGGAAGTCAACCAGCGTCTGGAAGAAATCAACCGCGTGACTACCGATACTTCTTTCAATGGTACGGATGTCTTTAGTGCGGGCAGTACTGGTACTTCCTTCAGCATTCAGGTCGGCGCTAACGATGGCGAAACCATCAGCATCAAAATCGGTCAGTCCGAAGGTGCCGTAGGCAGCACTGGAGGATCAGGCTGGAACATGTACACGACTACCGCATCCAGCGGAGCTGGCAATGCCAACATCACTGCAGCTGATCGGAAAGTTGAAACCCAGGGCTTTGATGTCTTGAGCTCCGGGGCTCTGCAAACTCTGGATGACAAGCTGAAGTCAGTCGACAACAATCGCAGCGATCTGGGTGCCGTTCAGAACCGTTTCGAGTCGGCCATTGAAAACATCAACACTACCTCGACTAACCTGAGCGCTGCCCGTTCTCGCATTGAGGACGCCGACTACGCGACCGAAGTATCGAACATGTCCAAGGCGCAGATTTTGCAACAGGCCGGTACCTCGGTACTGGCGCAGGCCAACCAGACCACGCAGGGCGTTCTCTCCCTGCTGCGTTAA
- a CDS encoding flagellin N-terminal helical domain-containing protein has product MAMVVNTNTLSLTAQQNLNKSQNSLNSAIERLSSGSRINSAKDDAAGQAIANRMTSQVTGLNQASRNANDGISLAQTAEGALDQVNDNLQRIRELTVQAQNGTNSASDIDSIQKEVNQRLEEINRVTTDTSFNGTDVFSAGSTGTSFSIQVGANDGETISIKIGQSEGAVGSTGGSGWNMYTTTASSGAGNANITAADRKVETQGFDVLSSGALQTLDDKLKSVDNNRSDLGAVQNRFESAIENINTTSTNLSAARSRIEDADYATEVSNMSKAQILQQAGTSVLAQANQTTQGVLSLLR; this is encoded by the coding sequence ATGGCAATGGTCGTCAATACCAACACCCTGTCGCTGACCGCTCAGCAAAACCTGAACAAGTCACAGAACTCCCTGAACAGCGCCATCGAGCGTCTGTCCTCCGGTTCACGCATCAACAGTGCCAAGGATGATGCCGCCGGTCAGGCGATCGCCAACCGCATGACCTCACAGGTCACCGGTCTGAATCAGGCCAGCCGCAATGCCAACGACGGCATCTCACTGGCCCAGACGGCCGAAGGTGCACTCGATCAGGTCAACGACAACCTGCAGCGCATTCGTGAACTGACCGTTCAGGCCCAGAACGGCACCAACTCTGCCAGCGACATCGACTCCATCCAGAAGGAAGTCAACCAGCGTCTGGAAGAGATCAACCGCGTGACTACCGATACTTCTTTCAATGGTACGGATGTCTTTAGTGCGGGCAGTACTGGTACTTCCTTCAGCATTCAGGTCGGCGCTAACGATGGCGAAACCATCAGCATCAAAATCGGTCAGTCCGAAGGTGCCGTAGGCAGCACTGGAGGATCAGGCTGGAACATGTACACGACTACCGCATCCAGCGGAGCTGGCAATGCCAACATCACTGCAGCTGATCGGAAAGTTGAAACCCAGGGCTTTGATGTCTTGAGCTCCGGGGCTCTGCAAACTCTGGATGACAAGCTGAAGTCAGTCGACAACAATCGCAGCGATCTGGGTGCCGTTCAGAACCGTTTCGAGTCGGCCATTGAAAACATCAACACTACCTCGACTAACCTGAGCGCTGCCCGTTCTCGCATTGAGGACGCCGACTACGCGACCGAAGTATCGAACATGTCCAAGGCGCAGATTTTGCAACAGGCCGGTACCTCGGTACTGGCGCAGGCCAACCAGACCACGCAGGGCGTGCTCTCCCTGCTGCGTTAA